From Roseibium alexandrii DFL-11, the proteins below share one genomic window:
- the hisG gene encoding ATP phosphoribosyltransferase: protein MSKLVIAIPSKGRLQENTQAFFSRAGLKVTQPGGARNYRGAIKGLPPVEIAFLSASEIARALADGAVHFGITGLDLVDENIADPASAVHIVTPLGFGHADVVIAVPKSWIDVESMADLGDVASDFRNRHGRRLRVATKYVNLTRAFFAKHGIADYRIVESAGATEGAPAAGSAELIVDITSTGSTLQANNLKVLSDGVMLMSQANLVASLNADWSETALSGAREILDRVAAEEAARNVKLVKAVVDDRTQALRAVSNIGAIQRFSESGSTGYVSVLCPKDAVAACAKLLIAEGADTVTVETLDYVFSKDNPLFAPLKEKVGR from the coding sequence ATGAGCAAACTTGTGATCGCGATTCCCTCCAAGGGCCGGCTTCAGGAAAACACACAAGCCTTTTTCAGCCGCGCCGGATTGAAAGTGACGCAACCGGGTGGGGCCAGGAACTATCGTGGTGCCATCAAGGGTCTGCCGCCGGTGGAGATTGCCTTCCTGTCCGCTTCTGAAATTGCACGTGCATTGGCAGACGGGGCTGTCCATTTCGGGATCACCGGACTGGACCTGGTCGATGAAAACATTGCCGATCCGGCAAGTGCCGTCCACATCGTGACACCGCTCGGGTTTGGCCACGCCGATGTCGTGATTGCCGTCCCAAAATCCTGGATCGACGTGGAAAGCATGGCGGATCTTGGTGATGTTGCGTCCGACTTCCGCAACCGCCATGGCCGGCGCCTGCGGGTCGCCACCAAATACGTCAACCTGACCCGGGCTTTCTTTGCAAAACATGGCATCGCCGATTACCGGATCGTGGAAAGCGCCGGTGCCACCGAAGGCGCTCCTGCGGCCGGATCCGCAGAACTGATCGTCGACATCACATCCACAGGCTCGACCCTTCAGGCCAATAACCTGAAGGTTCTGTCGGATGGCGTCATGCTGATGAGCCAAGCAAATCTGGTGGCCTCTCTCAATGCTGACTGGTCGGAAACGGCCCTCAGCGGGGCGAGGGAAATCCTCGACCGGGTCGCAGCCGAGGAAGCCGCGCGCAATGTGAAATTGGTCAAGGCTGTGGTCGATGACCGGACACAGGCGCTTCGGGCGGTTAGCAATATCGGCGCGATCCAGCGGTTCTCAGAATCGGGATCGACCGGTTATGTGAGCGTGTTGTGCCCAAAGGACGCTGTCGCCGCCTGTGCCAAGCTGCTGATCGCCGAGGGCGCGGACACTGTAACGGTGGAGACGCTCGATTACGTCTTTTCAAAAGACAATCCGCTTTTTGCGCCGCTGAAGGAGAAGGTTGGCAGATAA
- a CDS encoding DNA-3-methyladenine glycosylase I — MVKAGQTIKAERDPETGLLPGADGKQRCWWHGNLPDYLHYHDTEWGWPVDDDRRLFEKICLEGFQSGLSWLTILRKREGFRAAFANFEFEDVANFTEADVERCLGDAGIVRHRKKIESTINNAKRAIELKREFGSLAAYFWAYEPKPENRPREITFEVAKTLGKTEESTALSKDLKKRSWSFVGPTTVYAFMQSMGMVNDHLEGCCCREPVEEARRTFKRPR; from the coding sequence ATGGTCAAGGCAGGACAAACCATCAAAGCAGAGCGGGATCCGGAGACCGGCCTGCTCCCTGGGGCCGATGGCAAACAGCGCTGCTGGTGGCATGGCAATTTGCCGGACTATTTGCATTACCATGACACGGAGTGGGGCTGGCCTGTGGACGATGACCGGCGTCTCTTTGAAAAAATCTGCCTGGAAGGGTTTCAGTCAGGTTTGTCCTGGCTGACGATCCTTCGAAAACGCGAAGGGTTTCGGGCGGCTTTTGCCAACTTCGAATTTGAGGATGTTGCGAATTTCACAGAAGCGGATGTTGAACGGTGCCTTGGCGATGCAGGGATTGTCCGTCACCGTAAAAAAATCGAGTCCACGATCAACAATGCGAAACGTGCGATTGAGCTGAAAAGAGAGTTTGGATCGCTGGCGGCTTATTTCTGGGCTTACGAGCCAAAGCCGGAAAACCGGCCAAGAGAAATCACCTTTGAAGTCGCCAAAACACTCGGAAAAACAGAAGAAAGCACTGCGCTTTCAAAAGACCTCAAAAAACGGAGCTGGAGTTTCGTTGGTCCAACCACCGTGTATGCCTTTATGCAATCCATGGGCATGGTCAACGACCATCTGGAAGGCTGCTGCTGCCGGGAGCCAGTAGAAGAAGCGCGTAGAACATTCAAGCGGCCGCGGTGA
- a CDS encoding protein phosphatase CheZ, translated as MTAVKRSFRAETLIRMESVSNTDPAFAEERRHQEVLAELSTLKAMIQSGEGQEQKAALDPEAMSQKFISEFRKELSEAAKLKVELDAIYEAIAQTKKEIATLHHKTGSEGEDMTRVTNELDAVVVGTEGATESILSAAEFIDETANTLSARLKGQDSELAGDIQDRVIQIFEACNFQDLTGQRITKVVGTLRFVEDRIMQMMDIWGGIESFKDIEVEEAKAAEGDAALLNGPALESDIDVATQDDIDALFA; from the coding sequence ATGACCGCTGTGAAAAGATCCTTCCGAGCGGAAACCTTAATACGTATGGAATCCGTATCGAATACGGACCCTGCGTTTGCCGAAGAGCGTCGGCATCAGGAAGTTTTGGCTGAACTCTCGACCTTAAAGGCGATGATCCAATCGGGCGAAGGTCAGGAGCAAAAAGCTGCGCTCGACCCGGAAGCCATGAGCCAGAAGTTCATCTCCGAGTTCCGTAAAGAGCTTTCGGAAGCAGCAAAGCTCAAGGTGGAACTGGACGCGATCTATGAAGCGATCGCCCAGACCAAAAAGGAAATTGCTACCCTGCACCATAAGACTGGTTCGGAAGGCGAGGATATGACTCGCGTGACCAACGAGCTTGATGCGGTTGTGGTCGGCACTGAAGGCGCGACGGAAAGCATTCTGTCAGCAGCCGAGTTCATTGATGAAACTGCGAACACCTTGTCTGCACGTCTCAAGGGGCAAGATTCAGAACTTGCTGGTGACATTCAGGACCGCGTAATCCAGATCTTTGAGGCCTGTAACTTCCAGGATTTGACCGGTCAGCGGATCACTAAAGTGGTTGGTACACTTCGTTTCGTCGAAGATCGCATTATGCAGATGATGGACATCTGGGGGGGCATTGAAAGCTTCAAGGACATTGAAGTCGAAGAAGCCAAAGCCGCGGAAGGCGATGCCGCGCTGCTCAATGGCCCGGCACTGGAATCCGATATCGATGTGGCGACCCAGGACGACATCGACGCGCTCTTCGCGTAA
- a CDS encoding DUF2927 domain-containing protein: MKSIAANMMHKILIFMAMLALSAGMPSRASSEAFTTEDIMFGFEQTVFGLEHRSWGWRPYLVKKFTTPVRFYIHNLARRDRTATVRRFVREIDRRVSGLSATVVRQPADANFEIYVVDRKQYKPVVRTDIYKNPKAKVPGRCLVRVISGRNGIKRSAAVIVSDEGEFLFQRCLVEEVLQGLGPMNDNHKLVHSVFNDSSRHNRFTVFDQIILNMLYDPRIKPGMSVKQTQDFLLQIARDARRRVR, encoded by the coding sequence GTGAAGTCCATTGCAGCTAACATGATGCACAAGATCCTGATTTTCATGGCAATGTTGGCTTTGTCGGCAGGCATGCCCTCGCGGGCGTCTAGTGAAGCCTTTACGACCGAAGACATAATGTTCGGGTTTGAACAAACCGTCTTCGGCCTTGAGCATCGCAGTTGGGGATGGCGGCCTTACCTGGTCAAAAAATTTACCACACCGGTTCGTTTTTATATCCATAACCTTGCACGCAGGGACCGGACAGCCACAGTCCGCCGCTTCGTAAGAGAGATCGACCGAAGGGTGAGCGGTTTGTCTGCCACGGTCGTCAGGCAGCCAGCAGACGCAAATTTTGAGATCTATGTTGTTGACCGGAAACAATATAAACCGGTGGTCCGGACCGACATTTATAAGAACCCGAAAGCCAAGGTTCCCGGGCGATGCCTGGTCCGCGTCATTTCAGGCCGGAACGGCATAAAGCGATCAGCAGCGGTGATCGTTTCTGATGAAGGCGAATTCCTGTTTCAGCGCTGCCTTGTTGAAGAAGTGCTGCAGGGGCTTGGCCCCATGAACGACAATCACAAACTGGTGCATTCGGTCTTTAACGATTCATCGCGTCACAACCGGTTTACGGTGTTCGACCAGATCATTTTGAACATGCTTTACGACCCGCGGATCAAGCCGGGCATGTCCGTGAAGCAAACACAAGACTTTCTGCTTCAAATCGCGCGCGACGCCCGCAGACGCGTGCGTTAA
- a CDS encoding L,D-transpeptidase, which yields MFSLSKSVPVAVIAAGLALVASGFASGPALAGQVSPPPLVLSPNLTEPWMLQLQPRVQRRTAAPTRRQVQQPRVQRQVQQPRVQRANWWSPRQQPVRQQQQQRTQTRQVAPQFLPTIVSYDSKYKPGTIVIDTNARYLYLIQNDGTARRYGVGVGKPGFEWAGSHKVTRKAEWPDWRPPAAMRKRRPELPVFMAGGPDNPLGARALYLGSTLYRIHGSNQPWTIGHAVSSGCIRMRNEDVIDLYERVGVGTTVHVI from the coding sequence ATGTTTTCATTGTCCAAATCCGTGCCTGTCGCGGTGATTGCAGCTGGTCTCGCCCTTGTGGCCAGCGGGTTTGCGTCCGGTCCTGCCTTGGCAGGCCAGGTGTCTCCGCCGCCGCTCGTCTTGAGCCCCAACCTCACCGAACCGTGGATGCTGCAGCTCCAGCCGCGTGTCCAGCGGCGCACCGCTGCTCCGACGCGTCGGCAAGTTCAGCAGCCTCGGGTTCAACGCCAGGTCCAGCAACCGCGTGTTCAGCGGGCCAATTGGTGGTCGCCGCGCCAGCAGCCCGTTCGACAGCAGCAACAACAGCGAACTCAGACCCGCCAGGTTGCTCCGCAATTTTTGCCGACAATCGTCAGCTATGACAGCAAGTACAAGCCGGGTACGATTGTGATCGATACAAATGCCCGGTATCTCTACCTCATCCAGAACGATGGGACCGCCCGCAGGTATGGTGTTGGTGTTGGAAAGCCGGGCTTTGAATGGGCCGGATCGCACAAGGTCACCCGCAAGGCTGAGTGGCCGGATTGGCGCCCACCGGCAGCCATGCGTAAACGGCGCCCGGAATTGCCGGTCTTCATGGCAGGCGGACCGGACAACCCGCTTGGCGCGCGCGCTCTTTATCTTGGCTCGACACTCTACCGGATCCATGGCTCCAACCAGCCTTGGACGATCGGGCACGCCGTCTCCTCCGGCTGCATTCGAATGCGTAATGAAGATGTCATTGATCTTTATGAGCGTGTCGGCGTTGGCACAACGGTGCATGTCATCTAA
- the clcA gene encoding H(+)/Cl(-) exchange transporter ClcA, protein MLKTSDTPYFLKAALVGILVGGLATGFHSGVEIIISTYANLRASIGSSILTYVVSAVVSAVCVTGAFFLVSRFAPEAAGSGIQEIEGAMEDKRPLHWARVLVVKFFGGLLALGSGLVLGREGPTIHMGAMTAEALSRSQGLQSADHKGLLAAGAAAGLAAAFNAPLAAILFIVEETRRQFPFGYRTYMAVIIASILSAAITEQLTHIGPPLLIEVTYIPVWSFPLLGLLGVCLGFLGVFFNWALLKVMDLFHSIPKGARWIPAMMIGAATGILLVAFPDATGGGEDLVRDLVTKDYGILALLLLTLFRFGGVLFSYASGVPGGIFAPMLSIATCAGLAFGAITTDIIPVGDADFKAACAIAAMGGFFAASVRAPLVGVVLVMELTGAYALILPVLVTCTVAALTAHHLGGRPIYEQLLERTLRLAGQAPDAETDRTPVQLGTRKS, encoded by the coding sequence TTGCTGAAAACCTCAGACACTCCGTACTTTCTGAAGGCTGCTCTTGTTGGGATTCTTGTCGGCGGTCTGGCAACCGGATTCCACTCCGGTGTCGAAATTATTATCTCGACCTATGCCAACCTGCGCGCGAGCATCGGCTCGAGCATTCTGACTTATGTCGTCTCAGCGGTCGTCTCCGCAGTTTGCGTCACAGGTGCATTTTTCCTTGTTTCCCGCTTTGCCCCAGAAGCGGCGGGCAGCGGCATCCAGGAAATTGAAGGGGCGATGGAAGACAAACGCCCGCTGCATTGGGCACGGGTTCTCGTGGTGAAATTTTTTGGCGGCCTGCTCGCGCTCGGCTCAGGTTTGGTTCTCGGCCGTGAAGGACCAACCATCCATATGGGCGCGATGACCGCAGAAGCACTTTCCAGATCACAAGGATTGCAGTCGGCAGATCACAAGGGGCTGCTCGCGGCGGGTGCAGCTGCAGGGCTGGCGGCGGCGTTCAATGCACCGCTCGCAGCAATCCTCTTTATTGTCGAAGAAACTCGCCGACAGTTTCCCTTTGGCTACCGGACCTACATGGCCGTCATCATCGCGTCGATCCTGAGCGCGGCCATCACCGAACAATTGACGCATATCGGCCCGCCGCTTCTCATTGAAGTCACTTACATCCCGGTCTGGAGTTTTCCCCTTCTTGGGCTCCTGGGCGTGTGCCTGGGGTTTCTCGGGGTGTTTTTCAATTGGGCGCTTTTAAAGGTCATGGACCTCTTCCACTCCATTCCAAAGGGAGCGCGCTGGATCCCGGCCATGATGATTGGCGCTGCGACCGGAATATTGCTTGTCGCGTTTCCCGATGCAACGGGTGGCGGCGAGGATCTCGTCCGGGATCTCGTCACCAAAGATTACGGCATTCTTGCGCTTTTGCTGCTGACCTTGTTCCGGTTCGGCGGCGTGCTCTTTTCCTATGCTTCGGGCGTGCCGGGTGGGATATTTGCCCCGATGCTCTCGATTGCGACCTGCGCGGGTCTGGCCTTTGGAGCGATCACGACAGACATCATTCCGGTCGGCGATGCAGATTTCAAAGCCGCCTGTGCGATCGCGGCCATGGGTGGCTTTTTCGCAGCCTCCGTTCGCGCGCCACTGGTCGGCGTGGTTCTGGTGATGGAGCTCACAGGCGCTTATGCGCTGATCCTGCCGGTCCTCGTAACCTGCACCGTCGCAGCATTGACCGCGCACCATCTGGGCGGCCGGCCTATCTATGAGCAGTTGCTGGAACGAACCTTGAGACTTGCCGGACAGGCCCCAGATGCAGAAACAGATAGAACCCCGGTCCAACTCGGGACACGAAAAAGCTGA